The following are from one region of the Channa argus isolate prfri chromosome 6, Channa argus male v1.0, whole genome shotgun sequence genome:
- the zgc:114130 gene encoding mRNA decay activator protein ZFP36L1: MPSYPLNQCADLEEMMCKQLLNLDLKEPNRSPPSLNMAMRTPGCIGQPRSNTSFSLLSPSCLPTETSDSVFLTSSQWGQQPESPLPLQLSNSTQWGKSGFLTQRSVSMVETSSTTAASLGWPRTDVRLSQGDISPTALNTSSSLSTSSISTSSSSSRYKTELCRSFSENGLCKYGGKCQFAHGPEELRDLNRHPKYKTELCRTFHTIGFCPYGIRCHFVHNGEEEKKHSPRSSSSSGIPSEPPSSSRLHRPPLVRQSFSFAGFPSAPQATFTPHPPPANASFTRAPSASPPSHTVISDLLSQAFQEMDSAFEASPVHQQNPPLGRVSSADTGSPFLPSPDSGCSPSGMSPTSSPTLRQSPNATGVFPGPLGARSLSYTSLSDHDHEGSSSASSLSGSESCAGINEGITRRLAVFSQLSVPEDATGFCL, encoded by the exons ATGCCATCTTACCCCCTCAACCAGTGCGCGGACCTGGAAGAGATGATGTGCAAG CAGTTACTGAATCTGGACCTGAAGGAACCAAACAGATCACCACCATCCCTAAATATGGCAATGAGGACACCAGGTTGTATTGGTCAGCCACGCAGCAACACATCATTTTCCCTCTTGTCTCCCTCCTGCCTCCCTACTGAAACTTCAGACAGTGTATTTCTGACGTCCAGCCAATGGGGGCAGCAGCCTGAAAGCCCTCTGCCATTGCAGCTTTCCAATTCCACCCAATGGGGAAAGTCAGGCTTTCTTACCCAGCGTTCTGTCAGCATGGTAGAGACAAGCAGCACAACAGCAGCAAGTCTAGGCTGGCCTAGAACTGACGTAAGGCTCTCTCAAGGTGACATCAGCCCCACTGCACTAAACACTAGCTCCTCTTTGTCCACTTCATCcatttccacctcctcttcctcatcacgCTATAAGACTGAACTGTGTCGATCGTTCTCTGAGAACGGATTGTGCAAGTATGGTGGAAAGTGTCAGTTCGCCCACGGGCCTGAAGAGCTGCGGGATCTTAACAGACATCCAAAATACAAAACGGAGCTGTGTCGTACGTTTCACACCATTGGCTTCTGCCCCTATGGCATACGTTGCCACTTTGTTCACAACGGCgaagaagagaagaaacacTCCCCACGTTCGTCCTCCTCCTCGGGCATTCCATCAGAGCCACCTTCCTCGTCCCGCTTGCACAGACCCCCTCTCGTCAGACAGAGCTTCAGCTTTGCTGGCTTTCCCTCTGCTCCCCAGGCTACTTTCacccctcatcctcctcctgcCAATGCCTCTTTCACACGTGCTCCATCTGCCTCTCCTCCTTCCCACACTGTAATTAGTGACCTCCTCTCTCAAGCCTTTCAGGAGATGGACTCTGCCTTTGAGGCCTCCCCTGTTCACCAGCAGAACCCTCCCCTGGGTCGGGTAAGTTCAGCAGATACAGGGTCTCCATTTCTGCCTTCGCCAGACTCCGGCTGCTCTCCAAGTGGGATGTCTCCAACTAGCTCCCCTACACTGAGACAGAGTCCTAATGCTACTGGGGTCTTTCCAGGACCACTGGGTGCTCGATCCCTGTCCTACACCTCTCTCTCAGACCATGACCATGAAGGAAGCAGCTCTGCTAGCTCGCTTAGTGGCTCTGAATCCTGTGCTGGCATTAATGAAGGCATCACCAGACGTCTGGCAGTGTTCAGTCAGCTCTCTGTTCCTGAGGACGCTACTGGGTTCTGTCTTTAG
- the zgc:162730 gene encoding mRNA decay activator protein ZFP36 — protein sequence MSEMLDDIHTKNFMNLVLDGDLLSTQPLHKVPGQSQLNRSASFLPPSSPPDSSSHTLTADVKNDSNASLLWSSNIWSQAPVSKPKQPSFRPDRSMSLTESSTSLPAWKNIEAFPSGPATTVAPPPGFPPSSVLPAQVQPLLSSNRYKTELCRGFQETGSCKYGSKCQFAHGEAELRGLYRHPKYKTEPCRTFYNFGYCPYGSRCHFIHEEKISEVSLSSSKFQNQPQQTPTGGQNPRHQLRQSVSFAGFLGSLRSSPPLSFPSSFNDLNLGFSRAPSVSPPPADVLSPVFVDAKSFQFGNTQTRASTGDIHNIPLILEPKASRCVCGHGNYYSSNSSRVFTSLEEDEPLKDSGMLLSSPGSNGTFTKPAGLQRFSSEDSLEDSYSSSSGGSSGTESPTFNGSAARRLTVFERLSVSD from the exons ATGTCCGAAATGCTCGACGATATCCACACTAAG AACTTTATGAACCTGGTCCTGGATGGTGACTTGCTCTCGACCCAGCCTCTTCATAAGGTCCCAGGGCAAAGTCAGCTGAACAGGtctgcctccttccttcctccctcaTCCCCCCCTGACTCTTCAAGCCACACCTTGACTGCCGATGTCAAGAATGACAGCAATGCCAGCCTTTTGTGGTCTTCCAACATCTGGAGCCAGGCCCCAGtctcaaaaccaaaacaacccTCGTTTAGACCCGACCGCTCCATGAGCCTGACAGAGTCGAGCACCAGCCTGCCCGCATGGAAGAACATAGAAGCTTTTCCTTCAGGCCCTGCAACTACCGTGGCTCCTCCACCAGGTTTTCCTCCTTCGTCTGTTCTCCCGGCCCAGGTTCAACCTCTGCTGTCCTCTAACCGTTACAAAACTGAGCTGTGCCGTGGCTTTCAAGAAACCGGCAGCTGCAAGTATGGCAGTAAGTGTCAGTTTGCCCATGGTGAGGCAGAGCTACGAGGACTTTACCGCCACCCCAAGTACAAGACAGAGCCCTGCAGAACCTTTTACAACTTTGGCTACTGCCCCTATGGCTCACGTTGCCACTTCATCCATGAGGAGAAAATCAGCGAAGTTTCCCTATCATCTTCCAAATTCCAGAATCAGCCTCAACAAACACCTACTGGTGGTCAGAATCCACGGCACCAGCTGCGCCAGAGTGTCAGCTTTGCTGGCTTCCTGGGCTCCTTACGCAGCTCACCTCCTCTATCATTCCCTTCTTCCTTCAACGATCTTAACCTGGGGTTTAGCCGtgctccctctgtttctccaccTCCCGCTGATGTTCTCTCTCCAGTTTTTGTTGATGCAAAGTCATTCCAGTTTGGCAACACACAGACCCGTGCCAGCACTGGAGACATCCACAACATTCCCCTAATCCTGGAACCAAAGGCCTCACGCTGTGTGTGTGGCCACGGAAATTATTAtagcagcaacagcagtagAGTCTTTACTAGCTTGGAGGAAGACGAGCCCCTGAAGGACAGCGGCATGTTGCTTTCCAGCCCTGGAAGCAATGGAACATTCACAAAGCCTGCTGGACTGCAACGTTTCTCCTCTGAGGACTCCCTGGAAGACAGCTACAGTAGCAGCAGCGGAGGTTCCAGTGGAACTGAGTCGCCTACATTCAATGGATCAGCTGCCAGGAGGCTCACTGTGTTTGAACGTCTGTCAGTGTCTGACTAA